Proteins found in one Miscanthus floridulus cultivar M001 chromosome 4, ASM1932011v1, whole genome shotgun sequence genomic segment:
- the LOC136550935 gene encoding syntaxin-132-like: MNNLLTDSFELPQWDSSRDADIEMGMHQADASDNLKDFLKKVDAIESLIAKLTNLLNKLQTANEESKAVTKASSMKAIKQRMEKDIDEVGKIARQAKTKVDELEKDNLSNRQKPGCGKGSAVDRSREQTTGAVKKKLKERMDDFQTLREAIRQEYREVVERRVFTVTGNRPDEETIDDLIETGKSEQIFKDAIQHQGRGQILDTVAEIQERHDAVRDLERKLLELQQIFMDMAVLVEAQGDMINNIETHVSNATSHIQQGVTALQNAKKLQKNSRKWMCYAIILLLVIVVVIVVAVIQPWKKG; encoded by the exons ATGAACAACCTCCTCACG GATTCCTTTGAGCTCCCTCAGTGGGACTCCTCAAGAGATGCGGACATTGAAATGGGAATGCATCAGGCTGATGCTTCAGACAACTTAAAAGATTTCTTGAAGAAG GTTGATGCAATTGAGAGTTTAATTGCAAAGCTGACAAATCTATTGAATAAGCTCCAG ACTGCAAATGAGGAATCCAAAGCAGTTACAAAAGCAAGTTCCATGAAAG CAATTAAGCAGCGGATGGAGAAAGATATTGATGAAGTGGGGAAAATTGCTCGTCAGGCAAAGACAAAAGTTGATGAACTGGAAAAAGAT AACTTATCGAATAGGCAAAAACCTGGATGTGGAAAGGGTTCTGCCGTGGATCGATCAAGAGAGCAAACTACTGG AGCAGTGAAAAAGAAATTGAAGGAGCGGATGGATGATTTTCAG ACCTTGAGAGAAGCAATCAGGCAAGAGTATCGGGAGGTTGTTGAAAGAAGGGTTTTTACTGTAACTGGTAATCGTCCTGATGAAGAG ACAATTGATGACTTGATAGAGACCGGAAAAAGTGAGCAAATATTCAAAGATGCTATCCAACATCAGGGAAGAGGCCAG ATACTGGACACAGTTGCTGAAATACAGGAGCGACATGATGCTGTAAGGGATCTAGAGAGGAAGCTTTTGGAGTTGCAACAG ATATTCATGGACATGGCAGTTCTTGTTGAGGCTCAAGGAGACATGATCAACAACATCGAGACACAT GTCTCGAACGCCACCAGTCACATACAGCAAGGTGTGACCGCACTCCAGAACGCGAAGAAACTGCAGAAGAACTCGAGGAAGTGGATGTGCTACGCCATCATCCTACTGCTGGTGATAGTGGTGGTCATTGTCGTCGCAGTCATCCAGCCATGGAAGAAAGGCTAG